One genomic segment of Armatimonadota bacterium includes these proteins:
- the gspE gene encoding type II secretion system protein GspE: protein MDVTSDETGLAALKTASGLSGENLTLERAVAYGRARLLARTGRWSEARDAYQQLIALDPNEPWIYWDLADVHRALDDRHETGLALLTAADKHLSRGETDKVLRAYQQAAAVSPNDPQVQAKLGDPPVAPAAPVSDEPPTTQEAAASDEPAALAEPEATAGPSAAAARAPRGRTAGKGSTLGQVLLSLGIINESQLNEALEIQARTGERIGHVLLEMGTATEADLARGMAEQWGYPYLGLADTKVDTDIAKLIPHALAVRHKCVPLEKRGGRLLLAIADPLNVIAVDDVRLITGLEVDLAVSTEEDISSALNRTYQFGDAIMERVMRDAVPDFAVEIGEEDPSLEQLKALTEEAPVVKLVNLVIDEAVKQGASDIHVEPQRAGIWIRYRVDGVLRDVMSPPKHVKAALASRLKIMAEMDIAERRRPQDGRIHLIADGRSIDLRVSTLPTMFGEKVVMRVLDQSSTKIGLPRLGFQSNTLALWEGAVSKPHGMVLVTGPTGSGKTTTLYATLGKLNTLDRNIVTIEDPVEYQLGRVNQVQVNAKAGLTFAGGLRSILRQDPDIVMVGEIRDRETAEIAVQAALTGHLVLSTLHTNDAAGAVTRLVDMGIEGFLISSSVIAVLAQRLARTICPRCKVAYSPPAEALGRLGADARLDPGVVFYRGQGCDHCRGNGYRGRIGVYELLIVSDTIRNMIVQRASSTEIKAQAIREGMRTLRDDGLEKVMAGISTIDEILRVVYVAD from the coding sequence ATGGACGTGACCAGCGACGAGACAGGTCTGGCGGCCTTGAAGACGGCCTCAGGGCTGTCTGGCGAGAACCTCACCCTCGAGCGGGCCGTGGCCTACGGCCGCGCCAGGTTGCTTGCCCGCACCGGCCGCTGGTCCGAAGCCCGCGACGCATACCAGCAACTCATCGCCCTTGACCCCAACGAACCCTGGATATACTGGGACCTGGCCGACGTACACCGGGCACTGGACGACCGCCACGAGACCGGCCTGGCCCTCCTGACCGCCGCGGACAAGCACCTCTCCCGCGGGGAGACCGACAAGGTCCTGCGCGCCTACCAGCAGGCAGCAGCGGTATCGCCCAATGATCCCCAGGTGCAGGCCAAGCTCGGCGACCCCCCCGTAGCCCCCGCGGCACCCGTTTCGGACGAACCCCCGACCACACAAGAGGCGGCTGCCTCGGATGAACCGGCCGCCTTGGCAGAGCCGGAAGCGACAGCAGGGCCGTCGGCCGCGGCAGCCCGGGCGCCGCGCGGCCGCACCGCGGGAAAGGGCAGCACCCTGGGCCAGGTGCTGTTGAGTCTGGGCATCATCAACGAGTCGCAGTTGAACGAGGCGCTGGAGATCCAGGCGCGGACAGGCGAGCGCATCGGGCACGTCCTGCTGGAGATGGGCACGGCCACCGAGGCCGACCTGGCCCGCGGCATGGCCGAGCAGTGGGGGTACCCCTACCTGGGGCTGGCCGATACCAAGGTGGACACCGATATCGCCAAGCTGATCCCGCACGCCCTGGCGGTCCGCCACAAGTGCGTGCCGCTCGAGAAGCGCGGTGGAAGACTGCTGCTGGCGATCGCGGATCCCCTCAACGTCATCGCGGTGGATGACGTGCGCCTGATCACCGGGCTCGAGGTAGACCTGGCCGTGTCCACCGAGGAGGACATCTCCTCGGCCCTCAATCGGACCTACCAGTTTGGCGACGCGATCATGGAACGGGTCATGAGGGATGCGGTACCCGACTTCGCCGTCGAGATCGGCGAGGAGGACCCCTCGCTGGAACAGCTCAAGGCCCTGACCGAAGAGGCGCCCGTGGTCAAGCTGGTCAACCTGGTTATAGACGAGGCGGTCAAGCAGGGTGCCAGCGACATCCACGTGGAACCGCAGCGGGCGGGCATCTGGATCCGGTACCGCGTGGACGGCGTTCTGCGGGACGTGATGAGCCCGCCCAAGCACGTCAAAGCCGCGTTGGCTTCCCGCCTTAAGATCATGGCGGAGATGGACATCGCCGAGCGGCGGAGGCCCCAGGACGGCCGCATCCACCTGATCGCCGACGGACGCAGCATAGACCTGCGTGTCTCGACGCTGCCCACGATGTTCGGCGAGAAGGTCGTAATGCGCGTGCTGGACCAGTCCTCAACCAAGATTGGCCTGCCGCGCCTGGGCTTCCAGAGCAACACCCTGGCCCTCTGGGAGGGCGCCGTCAGCAAGCCCCACGGGATGGTGCTGGTCACCGGCCCGACCGGCAGCGGGAAGACCACGACGCTCTACGCGACGCTGGGCAAGCTGAACACCCTGGACCGGAACATCGTTACGATCGAGGATCCGGTGGAGTACCAACTGGGGCGGGTCAACCAGGTCCAGGTCAACGCGAAGGCCGGGTTGACCTTTGCCGGTGGGCTGCGCAGCATCCTCCGCCAGGACCCGGACATCGTGATGGTGGGCGAGATCCGCGATCGCGAAACCGCCGAGATCGCGGTGCAGGCCGCGCTGACCGGCCACCTGGTCCTCTCCACGCTTCACACCAACGACGCGGCTGGCGCCGTCACCCGGCTCGTGGACATGGGCATCGAGGGTTTCCTGATAAGCTCCTCGGTGATCGCGGTGCTGGCGCAGCGCCTGGCCCGCACCATCTGCCCCCGCTGCAAGGTGGCCTACTCGCCGCCGGCCGAGGCCCTCGGCCGGCTGGGCGCCGACGCCCGCCTGGATCCCGGCGTGGTCTTCTACAGGGGACAGGGCTGCGACCACTGCCGGGGCAACGGCTACCGGGGGCGCATCGGCGTCTACGAACTGCTGATCGTCTCCGACACAATCCGAAACATGATCGTCCAGCGCGCCTCGTCCACCGAGATCAAGGCCCAGGCGATCCGCGAAGGTATGCGCACGCTGCGCGACGACGGCCTGGAGAAGGTCATGGCCGGGATCTCGACGATTGACGAGATACTGCGGGTAGTCTACGTGGCAGACTGA
- a CDS encoding DUF4900 domain-containing protein produces the protein MLRLFRHERGMALFAVLTVIFILSLLGALILYLSGKEMGLSALRVIGAQSMYIAEGGAFSGRGALMALMGADPIGQSTVDPSLDGAIMLDWYADGVPDQQNAFRIFDFLVLDGLRFTFAATSATEMLSFHVNWGLPEPHRKLQAAAGLPPSNPLGEGNYSATVNVRRRLAPHPDDVSQPHRYVQRVGADEFQFFYTYEIVSDGRVSPQARRRIALRGDYSIHIQRQNFAQYALFSHVHRGPGGESLWFANMSSYDGPVHTNTEFRFAYFPKFGTPDSQIPCDASRARATPLTSAWNTAWFFNRGSPVRRTANENVVSGQRRDAPVLPDCDSNSSNDHGNLPANFTRGVATIPIPTNPYSQKGVSIGRDPADTTAVSNLQIRGSIPELPNNTDPVPSGIYVPVQDINGNGTSDVDEPLAGGIFVQGNLNSMTLGMTDSGASPGACSQGPGSPGGCAVYTLVQGGQTVTVIVDRVSQRTTVTNTSWPVVSQTRAFAGVPKG, from the coding sequence ATGCTGCGCCTTTTCAGGCACGAACGCGGGATGGCGCTGTTCGCCGTCCTCACCGTGATCTTCATTCTCTCGCTCCTGGGCGCGCTCATCCTCTACCTGAGCGGCAAGGAGATGGGGCTGAGCGCGCTCCGGGTCATCGGCGCCCAGAGCATGTACATTGCCGAGGGCGGGGCCTTTTCCGGCCGCGGCGCGCTGATGGCGTTGATGGGTGCCGATCCGATCGGGCAATCCACGGTTGATCCTTCCCTGGACGGCGCCATCATGCTGGACTGGTACGCCGACGGGGTCCCAGATCAACAGAACGCGTTCCGCATCTTCGACTTCCTGGTCCTGGACGGGCTTCGGTTTACTTTCGCCGCGACCTCGGCCACGGAGATGCTGTCGTTCCACGTCAACTGGGGTCTACCCGAGCCCCACAGGAAGCTGCAGGCAGCTGCCGGGCTGCCGCCGTCCAACCCCCTCGGGGAAGGTAACTACTCGGCCACGGTCAACGTTCGCCGGCGCCTGGCGCCGCATCCCGACGACGTGAGCCAGCCGCATCGCTACGTCCAACGCGTCGGTGCGGACGAGTTCCAGTTCTTCTACACCTACGAGATCGTCAGCGACGGGCGGGTCAGCCCGCAGGCCCGGCGCCGGATCGCGCTGCGCGGCGACTACAGCATCCACATACAGAGGCAGAACTTCGCCCAGTACGCGCTGTTCTCTCATGTGCACCGCGGGCCCGGAGGCGAGTCGCTCTGGTTTGCCAACATGTCGTCTTACGACGGCCCTGTGCACACCAACACCGAGTTCCGGTTCGCCTACTTCCCGAAGTTCGGCACCCCGGACAGCCAGATCCCATGCGACGCGTCGCGTGCCAGGGCCACGCCGCTGACGAGCGCGTGGAACACGGCCTGGTTCTTCAACAGGGGGAGCCCGGTTCGGCGAACCGCGAATGAGAACGTGGTCAGCGGTCAGAGGCGTGACGCTCCGGTGCTCCCTGACTGCGACAGCAACTCCAGCAACGACCATGGCAACCTCCCGGCCAACTTCACCCGGGGAGTGGCGACGATCCCGATTCCCACCAACCCGTACAGCCAGAAGGGCGTCTCCATAGGTCGCGACCCGGCGGACACCACCGCGGTCTCCAACCTGCAGATCCGGGGCAGCATCCCCGAACTGCCGAACAACACGGACCCTGTTCCATCGGGCATCTACGTGCCCGTCCAGGACATCAACGGCAACGGCACATCGGACGTGGACGAGCCGCTTGCGGGCGGGATCTTCGTGCAGGGCAATCTCAACAGCATGACGCTGGGCATGACCGACAGCGGCGCATCGCCCGGTGCCTGCAGCCAGGGCCCGGGATCACCGGGCGGTTGCGCGGTCTACACCCTGGTCCAGGGAGGCCAGACCGTGACCGTGATCGTTGACCGAGTATCGCAGAGAACGACGGTCACCAACACGTCCTGGCCGGTCGTATCGCAGACGCGGGCGTTCGCCGGCGTTCCCAAGGGATAG
- a CDS encoding type II secretion system protein encodes MRQQPQVRDAGGESGFTYLELLVALALFAGFSVVLLQTFIIGMAHAGRANDRSAATTLAIQVMEQVRASVNPYEMVGFTDLTRSPLPLPDPYTGVTNPTPHTFQVAVDITLNENLRLTTATVQVYRLTDPDGSPFVSLTTVLDDQ; translated from the coding sequence ATGCGGCAGCAGCCGCAGGTTCGAGACGCTGGAGGCGAGAGCGGGTTCACCTACCTTGAGCTCCTGGTAGCGCTGGCGCTGTTTGCCGGCTTCTCGGTGGTACTCCTTCAGACCTTCATCATCGGGATGGCGCACGCCGGTCGGGCCAACGATCGCTCGGCCGCGACCACACTGGCCATCCAGGTGATGGAGCAGGTCCGCGCCAGCGTCAACCCCTACGAGATGGTGGGCTTCACGGACCTTACCCGATCTCCGCTACCGCTGCCGGACCCGTACACCGGCGTGACCAACCCAACCCCTCACACTTTCCAGGTGGCCGTGGACATCACCCTCAACGAGAACCTGCGGCTGACTACCGCCACGGTGCAGGTCTACAGGTTGACCGATCCCGATGGGAGCCCATTCGTTTCGCTCACGACCGTGCTCGATGATCAGTAG
- a CDS encoding dynein regulation protein LC7, translating into MMSQLKDVLADMTRVDGVVAAMIVGRDGFVVEGMTTEERVDLEALAAIVASNISAADSMGKEIGRGVLRTMLLEYDDGPVAVGPAGADAVMVVVGTRQANLGRIRLEMRRNSQLAAALV; encoded by the coding sequence ATGATGTCGCAGTTGAAGGACGTGCTAGCGGACATGACCAGGGTTGACGGCGTGGTGGCCGCCATGATCGTCGGCCGGGACGGGTTCGTCGTCGAGGGGATGACCACGGAGGAGCGGGTGGACCTCGAGGCCCTGGCGGCAATCGTGGCCAGCAACATCTCGGCGGCCGACTCGATGGGCAAGGAGATTGGCCGCGGTGTGCTGCGCACCATGCTGCTGGAGTACGACGACGGCCCGGTGGCCGTCGGGCCGGCAGGGGCCGATGCCGTGATGGTGGTCGTGGGAACGCGGCAGGCCAACCTGGGGCGCATCCGCCTGGAGATGCGGCGCAACAGCCAGCTCGCCGCAGCGCTGGTCTAG
- a CDS encoding sigma-70 family RNA polymerase sigma factor yields MAARTPHRPAEGPGPRSEDGSGYDAVDLLIQEHVDARSPDAHERIIAACTPLVRRIAAEFAYSGVPSEDLIQVGYIGLLNAINGFDSSRGAKFATYASYLIRGEIRHYLRDQRDTIRRPRWLNRLNARIEETINAHVGETGRFPSLEALARELNIEEDGLLEVLRAREVLRTVSIEPDEEGADLRVDRDRIRHRTHISFQLPIEDRVMLMEALESLTALQRKVVYYLFYTDLTQMEAAKQIGISQKHVSRVLAAALGKLRGAINAPSHGAL; encoded by the coding sequence ATGGCGGCACGGACCCCGCACCGCCCAGCAGAGGGACCGGGACCTCGGAGCGAAGATGGCTCCGGGTACGATGCCGTGGATCTCTTGATCCAGGAGCATGTGGACGCGCGCAGCCCGGACGCGCACGAGCGCATCATCGCCGCGTGCACCCCCCTGGTCCGGCGCATTGCCGCGGAGTTCGCCTACTCCGGTGTGCCCTCCGAGGACCTGATCCAGGTGGGCTACATCGGGCTGCTCAACGCCATCAACGGGTTCGATTCAAGCCGCGGCGCGAAGTTTGCCACCTACGCCAGCTACCTGATCCGCGGCGAGATCCGCCACTACCTGCGCGACCAGCGGGACACGATTCGCAGGCCACGCTGGCTCAACCGGCTCAATGCCCGCATTGAGGAAACCATAAACGCCCACGTCGGCGAGACCGGTCGCTTCCCGAGTCTCGAGGCCCTGGCGCGAGAGCTCAACATCGAGGAGGACGGGTTGCTCGAGGTCCTGCGTGCCAGGGAGGTCCTCCGCACCGTCTCGATCGAGCCCGACGAGGAAGGGGCCGATCTTCGGGTGGACCGCGATCGGATCCGGCACCGAACCCACATCAGCTTCCAGCTTCCCATTGAGGACCGGGTGATGCTGATGGAGGCACTGGAATCGCTGACCGCCCTGCAGCGCAAGGTCGTGTACTACCTGTTCTACACCGACCTGACGCAGATGGAAGCCGCCAAGCAGATTGGGATTTCACAGAAGCACGTGTCGCGCGTGCTTGCCGCAGCGCTGGGCAAGCTGCGCGGTGCGATCAACGCGCCCTCGCACGGGGCGCTGTAG